Part of the Rhinoderma darwinii isolate aRhiDar2 chromosome 2, aRhiDar2.hap1, whole genome shotgun sequence genome, TTCTGCAAACGTAAAACCCTGACATACATTGATACCCATGTTAAAGAACCAAATACCATGCCATGTGGTATGTCCCTTCTTTGCGGTTTGTGGAAACCGTAGGCGACTGTGCTTTTCAATACAGCAGAAAATAAGGTATACTGCTGCAAACCAAAAGAACACAATGGGCATATGTTGGGACAATGAGTTCCTGTGGCTTCATTTGCCATTTGTTCCGAGAACATTCCTGGCATGTATGGAAAACCTCAACTAAAAGTAtaatgtgaacacggcctaaggCTCGTTCTCCACGGCAACATCAAGTCATGGTTGCAATACTACTTCAGTTGTTCTCTAAGGGGTAAAACAAGTAATTCAAGAATTCTACAATAGTTgcaagtagggatgcacgattcaTCGGAACTTCGATACTCTgcttccccaaacggttcgataccgttatttcatgtattctcatactgagctgtgcggccgcacggcttagtatagtaacatataaatggatgagagcggggctgcggctgtgtaatagtcattgtcCCGCCCCGGAGTCCTGATGAGTGCGCGCGGttagcatgaggtgatgtggccagcgctgcactaatgagcagcgatgCTGAAGACAGTACATGGCGGGCGcattacaaaacacccccatgttctgtcctccgtgcctgaaccgccgctcattagtgcagcgccggccgcatcacctcatgctgaccgcgcgcacacttaacgtcaggagtggggcaatgactgtattacatagccgcagtcccgctctataacggcggagatcagagaaatctccCATCTCCAAcgttattctcctgaatgctgtgatcaaagctgaacgcagcattcaagaggaagtgagaaggggggatgcccctggattgcATCACAGAGaacccctgtgatgcgatcgagggacataccatatatgggcagacagcccagggtccattgaaggaccccagcgagggctgtcttaccatatttcctgttagggcatactgaggtatgtcctaacaactgcctgtatactatccgtacacaggataatgtactgacatatagatatatgccagtacattaaagtttaaaaataaagcaaaaacataaagtaatgttaaattaaaaaaatacacatacaccttttttgcaataaacattaaaataagtctcaatacataaaacatgcacataattggtattggcgcggccgtaataacctgcacaacaatttttttgcatcatttatgatgtgtgcgctgtaaaaaaataaaaactgctttctatcacttattgtgaggtgcgatgaatttaacctccatgttcctcacattaatagtaattaattattattaatcTGAGGCACGTTCATAATTCAattacacgtcgcgcctcacatcagaaaacggaagaacttttttttactactgttggcaaagtatcgaattggtatcgaaatcgcaatactaaacgaagtatcggtatcgaagtccaaattgtggtatcgtgacatccctagttgcAAGGTCACATGCATCTTTTCACCCCTTAGTAGGGTGCAATAGACATTGTGTAGCGGGCGCACTTTTAACTGTGATTAACCTACAGTAATTACATCTCTCAAATCCCCCTGATCTCCCGGACGAGGGGAAGATGTCTACCCTCCTCTCTGACCGGAAGCTCCAGGGTGCAGAGTGTCCGCTCAGTGGATCAGCAGTGACCACACGTTTCTTCCGGATTAGCTCACGCTTCATAACTATTCCAACTCTGCGacctctttcacacggcagtattctagtcactattttgcttcagtatttgtaagccaaaaccaggagcgaAACACAGAGAAAAATATAATGGAAACATTTGCACCTGTTCCGTGTTCTGGACCCACTCCTGGCTTCGGCCTAATGCACACTactgtggttttttttgtttgtgtgccATCAGCAATTTTGCAGGTAGCGCACAGACCCATTTATTTATATGGCCCTACGCACACGACCGTGATGTTACAGCGATCTGTGTGGGACCCGCACGAAGTCCAGTCCAGAAAAACTAAGGACATGTTGTTTTACTGCCCATGTTTGTGGGTCAATGTGACCtactcagggggttgggacaaactgGTGACATAATTCCAGCCGCCTTTTTTCCCGTGTATCTGTGAATACTGATGCATTACGGAAGGTTTTTGCAGACAGATGGACCGCAAATACAAACAACGAATTCGTGGTTTTGCGGGCCACAAAATGACCACGGTTATTTGCATTAggattttggcttccaaatactaatTCAAAATATTAATGAGAATCcggccgtgtgaatggggccttataaaTAACCAAAGTCTTATTTCTCTTTCCTGTATCTTATGTAACTTTGTTTATTTCCTGTATGTTTGCATCTATTAATAATACGTTTTGCTTTTCTCCCCCTGAAACTTCTTCTTTAGCATCATTGAGCAGACGTATACCACAGCGGAATTTGTCAGCCAGTCTATTGACATAAATGAGCCAATTGGAAATCTTAAGAAGCTGCTAGAGCCCAGACTCCAGTGCTCACTCGATGCCCATGAAATTTGTTTACAAGACATCCAGGTACGAATTTTAGTAGAATTTCACCACCCTCAGATGTAGATATTTGTTTAACCTTGTGGCGTCGCAGACAGTTTTGCCCTTCGTGATGaagtaatatttttgttttttttttcagtttgaggttgtattttataatcgcaccattttgggtaatgtattgtatgactttaaaggggttatccggggaccaaaaatggcTTTGcagtcatatttttatgtaaaaagaaatcccttactaatatactttaattaataactcggtactaaatggtgccggtCAAACCCGGTGAACTAtttctggagcttttctaatattgatgacgtgccgacatggccccacgtggctgagggcttgcttcctgtgctgttcatgTCGGCGTGTTACCAatgacatgaccgcaaggggctgtcacactgcctattgctggagtcctcgagcagagcatcagctagcgctttgctcgggactccagcactgctcccgacatttggtcagtgacttcaggggtttcctatagctggagttcccgagcagagcatctgcTCGGGGACTTCACTACTgttgctgacgtcactgtccatatatggacaatgacttcaggggtttcctatagctggagttcggggactccagcactgctgccagcatcactgtccatatatgggcagtgacgtcggcagcagtacgggagttcccgagcagagtatcagctgatgctctgctcggggactccactactgctgccgatgtcaccgtccatatatgggaaGTGACAGTGACactggcagcagtgctggagtctttGTACAGAGCATAGGCGCTAGCTGATGCTTTGCTTGGGGACTCCACACCgtcacgaacagcacaggaaaccagccctcagtcacgtgggggcgcgtcatcaatattagaaaagctccaggactccgGGAACAGTTCAGAGTTTGAACGCCACCATTTGGTACCGaaattttaattaaagtatattagtaagtgacttctttttacataaaaatatgaatgcaaagcaatttttggtcccaaGATAAGTCCTTTAAAAACGGACtcttttatttcttatttttttttatacagagttcaccgcatgatatataaaaaataaatgaagttctccgggtcagtacaattatggtgataccaaagttTTTCTTTTGGGTCTATAATTAAACCtgttataaaatataattttgtttttgtgtcgctgcattccaagagccataaagtttttatttttccagtgacggagctgtgtgagggcttgatttttgcaggatgagttgacgttttcagtggtaccattttggggtacataacacGTTCTATTCTGTTTTTTGGAATATGGCAATATCAATTGTGTACTTCCTTTTTTAATAGGGGAATTACGTCtatttctaatatttttaaaacttattttacattttttttttatctattattTTCACTCCTCCTATGGGACTAGAATATTCGATTGGTTAGTCACTCATATAATGCACTGCCATACTTATGTAAGAAGTGTACATAACCCCAGTACATGGATAACCAATAACTAAAACAAAGGTTTAAATTGTTTGCCTAATAATGAATTTAGttcttgaatttttttgtttttgctctgATTTTCTGACCGTTTTTCTACCATGTACTGTGGCTTTACACATGTGCGAAGTTGCAGCCCTGTGGAATTGCTACGAGCCACTCGCGATATCCCCATCTTCCACGGATTTATCACCTTTGCACAGcagcaattttttaatttttgtttttttcctttccgccttccaaaagccataactttttttttttttcagtgtttttcgcgggatgagttgtagatttGAATGActgtttaatgtaccatataatatactgggaagcttctaaaaattatttgtgatgtagAACGgggggaaaaaacagcgattcgtcCATTTTTGCTTTTTGGGTTATGGTTTTTATGGCCTTcaatgtgcggtaaaaacgacatgttgacTTTGTTCTGCAggtaaatacgattacggcgatacaaaatgtatataatatGTTTTACCGCTTTTACAAAGGCAAAatcatttgtttaaaaaaataaataaatgctttgTGTCGTCCTATTCTAAGAGTCATTACTTGGTATGAGGGCAGTTTTTTTTCCGgagcgagctgtagcttttattggtacaatgttGAGGTacctgcaactttttgatcacttttttcttttttttttcgttcCGTTCTATCTGGGCAGTAACGTAACtaaaaagcagcggtactgttcagtgtttattttagtagccatttttattgttttcttttctCTATTGCACTTCTCCACAATAACACAAACTTGTTTTATAGTTATAATCTGTTTTTAAATCTATTCCTAAAACAGCTTGATCCAGATAGGAGTTTATTCGACCAAGGAGTTAAAACAGATGGATCAGTACAACTCAGTGTACAAGTTATTTCTCAGCAAGGTTAGTAGTCTGCGCTGGATGATCTAGTTAAGAATCCCTTATCGGATCACTTAGCTGGTCTTTGTAGTGGCTAATACACATTTTCTAATAGTGGGTGTCCCGAAACAGACTCCTAGCTATGACTTCCAAATGCtatattagggcatatagacaggtTTATTTTAATGGGTCAACCCCTTTTTTAGATTCCAATTTCTTGTGATCATCCTTACATCTTGGAATGTACTGATTCTCTTCGCAGTGGCCCAGCTGGTAAGGAGTcttaagggcaatgctccctggaaaaagaatgcaaaataactcTCCTCCAAAAAGGAGAAatctgtctctctagtgccatctATAGGTGACTACACTGTAAGTCAATATCCGATCTTTATAGAGCTTTGACACATGACTCGGTgatagccaaaccagagacactcATGTGTAGACAGcactgtactgatgaggagcaaccacTCCGAAAcggtgctgtctacagatgggtgtctctggtttggctatcACCGAGTCATGCTTCAAGTCTCTATAAAGGGTCGACATTGACTAATAGGTTAATCAACTATAGGAGGCACTAGACCTTTAAGAGGAGAGCCATTGTCCATAGAAAATTATCATCGATCACACTAATCACTACAAAACATTAGAGTAGACTGACACATCCTCTTATTCATCTCTATTCAACAAAACATATTCCCATACCTATATGTAAACCAAAATTACTAGCTTATAATCCTATAGAGCAACACAATCCAAATcattataaattacattattAGTATATCAAAACTACAAAGCACAAGGTAGTATCTCTAAACCATTACGCAATAACATGTGCGTAAAACACAAGACGCCGATACAAACAGTTAAAAGGTCAAAAGGGTCACTGCTACCAAATCACTTTATAAGAAGAATCAATTGTAGCGGCGGTTGTATATGATCATAAAGTGTGTGCGTGTGCACATTATCTATCTCACTATCGCATAAAAAAATGgccacagcacactgcgaacgccAATGCCACCTAAGcgcaataaatatgcattgcaactgaatctacttacaatagggaggttcttagcgcacattttgatcaaattgtgtgagcctacCTGCCACGAGAAGGTGACCCCTATAAGGTGGGGACACCCAGAGCtgagactaagcctacatatatacctggggatggcaggaaccagcattaaactaattaaaatcaccccgggcagaatgggaggagtgcaggatcaaaaatggaggcagtcactaaccccacatatatggaataCATTCTACCCTGGGTGATTTTATTAGTTGTTAGCCATGTTCTAGCAAAACAGGCGGGTTTTagagtgtgatactgtgtgcaaaAAAAAGTGCCAATATTTTGTCACGAAAAAACCGGCATAAACTAGGCCAACCACTAATTGAATAAGGAAGAGaaagtgtctagcatgtctagTAAGACATGGAGGTTAATGTTTTGTGCTTCATTTTGTCGCTATATACATAGGGCTTGAGCCGAAGCTGAACATTCTTGAGATCGTAAAACCCGTCGAAACTGTTGAAGTGGTGATTGACCCGGATGCTCATCATGGAACAGTGGAAGCCCAGCTTGTAGAAGAGGCCCAGGTGATCACTCTAGATGACACAAAACATGTCACCATTTCTGATGAAACCTCCGAACAAGTGACCCGATGGGCTGCAGCATTAGAAGGTTACAGGAAGGAGCAAGAGCGCTTGGGGATACCATATGGTAGGAGAAGTCAGATTGAGGTTTTGTTTGTGACcgttttattccttttttcttccaaGTGGTCGCATTCTCTCTGTGGGACATTTGTCAGCTTTTTCAATTTATAGATTTAAGTTTTTGCAAAAACTGACCTGTGTTGCGGTTCTTGGTGacctgtgaaggaggcctaaaggtTAATTTGTCATGTTTTACATCTTCCCTTCATACTGATTTCTGTGGTAACGATGCTCTGAAATGTTTCCTAAAATTACTTCTTTTAAAAAGGAAAAGTACCCTCTAATGGTTTCAAAAGTTCATGTTTTACGCTGTCTTTGTGTGGTGGGGGTATGATCATTTGCCACACCACTACTGCCAGGTATGAACACGCGACTATAGCAGTTGTATTTCAGAAGCAGACCATAAGCCACTTCCATGTGATCATAATATACAGATTGTTACTTTTATTTGCCATTTTAGCATATTTTATGTACAGagcatgtgtgtttgtgtttccaCTCGCAATTTATGGTGTACCACAGAAATATTGCATGCACAGCCAAGGTGAAGCTGACTCagttcagtgaaacgtacgtcgggactaTACCGGCTCTGATAGTAGGGAAAGATTATAGAGGGAGAGATTAGCACAATGAAAACAATATAAAACCAATCCTACCGCATCTAGAGGTTCGCTCTTTTCAGAGCGGGGATGAATGAGTGTAGTGGTGATAATACTGCACACCACTTAGCCGTTTAGTGCCgatgacgtcgcggcactcaTGGCTGAGACTCTGAATATTGCAGGCATAATATAACTAGCAATTTCTCAGTCTCACTACTTAGTAGTGTTGACTGCCAACGGGCAGTCTGTCGGTCTATCCGAACGCAGCGAAAGCTGTCATCCCAGCGCTCAACAAAGATAGGAGCGGCAACGCTGGGAGAAAACACACTCGGTGAACAGTTACCTGCTCACTGAGACTTTTCATCTCGCTAAACACAGCGATAGCCGTTATCCCTGCACTGCTGCTCAACTATAGATCGGAGTAGCAAGGCTGGGAGAAAATTATACGCACAATTAAAACGCATCGGCGGTCAGTCAGCTGCTCACTCAGACTGCTCACCGCAGCGATAGCTGTTAACCCTGCGCTGCTACCCAATTACAGATCGGCAGTGGTAGTCATTATCCCTGCGCTGCTGCTCAATCTAAGATCGGAGCGGCAACGCTGGGagagaaaatataataaaaacgcacctggtgaccagtcagctattcatggagactgtctatctggttaaacgcagCTGGTAACTCTGTGCTGCTAATCAATTAAAGACCGGAGCGGCAACGCTGGGAGAATATATACAATAATACACTCGGTGACCAGTTAGCTGTCCACTGAGACAGACTACGATTCTTTGCGGTGTGCATATGCAGGGTTTATTACAATTTCAATATAGACccttgcagcactacctcttctatttCCACTGAAGGAGAAAAGCTATCAATAGCCTCCTTATCAGTGGAATTTGAAAAATATTATAATcaagaaatataataaaataaggttcaatactttataaataacaaaaataaaataaactgtggcaacaaaaggggacattgcacaggaCAAACCtttctcctactacactagtcggtatcaatgcaataattgaaggcgacatttaacCCACCGTGCTCTACTTTTCCCTCTTTACCCatacctacattttttttttcaaggtgcGTACTGTAAAATGACATTGTACAATCTCCAGAAGCCTTTATCCGTGTAACATATACTTCTTTCTCTATTTCCAGATCCACTCCAGTGGTCCACAGACCAAGTGCTGCACTGGGTGTTATGGGTGATGAAGGAATTCGGTATGACCGATATCAATGTGAATGCCCTCAGTATTCCTGGGAGAGATCTTTGCCAAATCAGTCAAGAAGATTTCTTCCAGAGAGTCCCCCGAGGAGAGATTTTATGGAGTCATCTTGAGCTTCTCAGGAAATGTAAGAGAATGATTCTTCTTTCTGTAATTTGCGACTTTTAATGGTTTTCTGCCGCCCTCAGCACTTTTTGAAGGGTTGTGGCCACCCAATGCCTGACACATTTACtatcatttatgccagaaacCAGTTTAAATGACAGTACAAATCTATGCCTGCTTGTAGCTTGTGTAGATTTCATTTTCTGGCGTATGGACTGCAGAAGATGCGACAATTTTATTTTAGGAGGCCTGCGCCTCTTAATTTAGCTGCAGCTTACTCCACCTTGCACCACCTGTCAGGTCACCTGTCTCACTATTGACATTTATCGCCTATCCGcgtgataggtgataaatgtctgatctttGGGGACCCtaccgatcactagaatgggggtcccaatTGCTCTATTTGGGAGTCCCTTTCAGTCTCCTAGAATTTTGAATGGAGGAGCACATTAGCATGCTTGACCGACACTACATTTAACGTTTTCCCTTTACTGCGGTCGTGCAGTGATCGGtggggaccccagcgatcaggcattaatcacctatactgtggataggtggtTAATTtcaattgtgggaaaaccccttttaattctgggtttatggggttttctaataGCTACTtattccttagggtatgtgcacacacactaattacgtccgtaattgacggacgtatttcggccgcaagtcccggaccgaacacagtgcaaggagccgggctcctagcatcatacttatatacgatgctaggagtccctgcctctctgcaggacaactgtcccgtgctgtaatcatgttttcagtacgggacagtagttccacggagaggcagggactcctagcatcgtacataagtatgatgctaggagcccggctccctgcactgtgttcggtccaataCTTGCGGCcgtaatacgtccgtcaattacggacgtaattagtgtgtgtgcacatacccttaggttcgaGTTCATGTATGTCATCGGAAAAAGGCCCGTGTATAGATCACTTCCTGGAGGCAGCCTTGTGTGTATAAAGATATGTAGTGCATTGTTGGTAAACTACACGGCCATATCctcctgttgtttttttttttttttggtttttttttacttgcgttACCCAacgagcattttttggaaggttgTTTCTATGATGTTGCATTATCACTGTGTTCTGTCCCTCCAGATGTACTGGCAAGCCAAGAACATGGAGGAGAAATTGCTACTGTAACCATTGATCAGCGTAAGTTCCATGTGTTCTACTGAGTTCTTAAACTTTATACCCCGTTCACATGTGTTTGAATTTGAGACAGATTCTGCCAAAGTTTgatatgtaaactttttttttttttcatacagcgATATTGGCATTTTTCTATTCAGTTGTTGCGACTATTTGTTTCAGAAGTAATGGTTCCTATAAAGCCAGGCTATTACTGGGCTTTCCTGTGACACTTCACATTGTTCCTTTCTTCTCAGTATTCACTATAATTCTTCACTATCACTTTAACTAAAACGATACATGATTTGTTAACAGTGAGTAAAACGTGTATAGTGTTAACCCAACTttgattcttccaatcagacattATATCTTACGAATCAAGCAGATCTTAAGCTTAGTtcaaacacagttttttttttttttatggaaaccgCGTTGAAATCAGCGGCAAACAAAACTCCCTAATTCTCCCTCCAGTTATTTCAACGAGAGGTAGAGGTGTTtctttttgagcgttttttttgtatttcttttttttaccaaaaaccaGCTGCAATTTTTGCATTTGATTCTTTTAAAAACAACCgcctaaaaaaaatctgtcaaagcgcttgcatttcaaaatccgcctcaaaaatcctgaaggcattttgaggcagattttttacaaaaaaaattgtgtgaactaggccttatagaTGTCTCAAAGCGcctttacaaaataaataaaacggtTAGCTGCAAATGTTACGAAAGAtagattgattggctgcagcggtcacgtgccaataCCACGTGTCAGGGCTCCTGTAAAAGTAAACAAAGGCCGCAGGAGgatcacttaaaggggtattcccaacttcgacatttgtgacatatcaaTAGGATTTGCCATAAACGtctgataaatgcgggtcccaactctgggacccacacctatatcgaGGACGTGGGTTTCCTGACCACCGTTCCGCCTGGATACTGCGGCCACCGCACCAGGTGGGACAACATCGGCAGACCCCAGTTCTCGATagaggtgcgagtcccagagctgggaacCGCATCCAGTGGTAGATTACgttgaccataggccctgggctgttcctcaaACTTGtgcccccccttccccaccgctgctgtgccgtgtctacagtgaacaccacctttctgtgtgagcattgaaaaGTAGGCGTTATGATTCCCCTTACTGAGTCTCCAACCATatctgacagtataacactgtgtagggacacttcctcttgacaatgggtatggtaacatgcatttgtctattagtcctgggtacacaaagactttatgtggaattcaAGGATTTCTTacaacagacctgtcaggagaggggacagatccagtgactcacaagtgacgtcttctctgatggaagTCGtgctcttctccatctgacacagaccattatggcgacttctcctgatgagacctcTATGTTCCTCACTTCtgaagccatttccagcctctagagaaacacaaaaattcagacaccaaagcccaggcccatacattaaaagggatgtccgggcacagaccggtttttcatactgatgacctatccatgtgcctggacaaccccttttactcagactaataaattcggatCTCACACcctagaacaagcaccctaaataaatacagacccccagaacaagcgccctaaataaatacacaccccccccccagaacaagcaccctaaatcagTACAggcccccagaacaagcaccctaaataaatacagacaccccccccccccccagaacaagcaccctaaatcagTACAGGCCCCCAGCAAGACCTCTAAATACAGCTCtcggaccagaccccctaaactaaaaaTGACCGCAGACCTGACcatctaaatacagaccagaccccctaaactaatccagaccccataagcaaatacagacctcttaaactaatacataccccagaacagacccccctaaatacagaccccagaccacttaaaatGAATCCATCCCTTTATACATAGAAGCTCCATTTTCTCTCTcgagtcttgctgctgttctaggacctgcgatcatgtgacctgcaggtctctaaactaacaagaactgcagacatgacgtcatgtgaccttatgtctgcaggtccttttgcaggacatacacaatgcagttctaTCATGGGTTTTTTCCGCGATTCACGGAAAAAACATGACAATTAGAATATACTTTGAGCGGCAATGGTAGCCCCTGGTCCCCAGGCTGCCGCCCaaaacgcccatatgatgatccaccATTGCCTACATCTATTAGACCTTTATGGCAAATCCTATggctgtgccataaatgtctaagttgggaatacccctttaagtgtcgCTGCATGTTACTCAGCTAAAATTTGTAATGTCAAGAAGTTCAATGTAAATGTATGTGTTTCCTTCCAGCTGTTCAGATAATCCCAGCATCACTGGCAAATAGTACTCCCACAACAACCATAAAAGTTATAAACACGCAAACCAAAGTAGCGAAAGTACAGCGGGCGCCTCGTATATCTGGAGAAGACAGAAGTTCCCCCGGAAACAGAACAGGTAAATGTCATTTCTTCAGCTGGCGTTTAACACTGTTGGGTGGATCATCCACATCCAAAATTCTACGTGGTTAAAGGGCTTTTCTGGTCACGGGGCGGGTTTCTATACTGATGACCGATCTACATTATAGGTCACCTGTATATGATCGTTGGGGTTCAGATGCCCAGACCCCGCACGGATCAGCCtgcgcagacaacccctttaatatttcatGCTGTGTCTCGTCCTGGAACAAGATTTACCTATCTGTAGTTGTACTGAACTACTGAGATAACGG contains:
- the GABPA gene encoding GA-binding protein alpha chain, which codes for MSKREAEELIEIEIDGTEKSECTEESIIEQTYTTAEFVSQSIDINEPIGNLKKLLEPRLQCSLDAHEICLQDIQLDPDRSLFDQGVKTDGSVQLSVQVISQQGLEPKLNILEIVKPVETVEVVIDPDAHHGTVEAQLVEEAQVITLDDTKHVTISDETSEQVTRWAAALEGYRKEQERLGIPYDPLQWSTDQVLHWVLWVMKEFGMTDINVNALSIPGRDLCQISQEDFFQRVPRGEILWSHLELLRKYVLASQEHGGEIATVTIDQPVQIIPASLANSTPTTTIKVINTQTKVAKVQRAPRISGEDRSSPGNRTGNNGQIQLWQFLLELLTDKDSRDCISWVGDEGEFKLNQPELVAQKWGQRKNKPTMNYEKLSRALRYYYDGDMICKVQGKRFVYKFVCDLKTLIGYSAAELSRLVSECEQKKMAKLQLHGIGQPVTAVALATASLHSDKDH